Below is a genomic region from Culicoides brevitarsis isolate CSIRO-B50_1 chromosome 2, AGI_CSIRO_Cbre_v1, whole genome shotgun sequence.
TGAAGTCACCCAAGCTTTTTTGCCGTTCAAAATGAAACTTTCgtctttatttttagcttcTGTGGACAACGCAACGACATCTGATCCAGCTTCCGTTTCACTCAAAGCGAAAAATCCCACAGAATTTGTCgtaaattccttcaaaaattgatttttctgctCCAAAGTCCCGCATTTCTCGAGTAATCCGACACACAAGGCATTATGAATGGAACAAACAACCGCCGTTGAGCTGCAACCCCTCGACAACTCCTCAATCGCGACACTAAATGCCAACGAATCCAAACCAAGTCCTCCGAAATCCGGCGATGCGCAAATTCCCATCAATCCAAGCTCAAAAAGTCGCTTCACTTGTTGCTCCGGGTACCTGCTATCACGATCGTTTGCTGCAGCGACAGGTTTCAACTCGGTTTTGGCGAATTTTCGACATAATTCTTGAATTTCTTTGTGTCGTCCCGTCAACTCGTACACCGTTTGCACATTCCGTCGCTGGAGTTCCGTAATTGCATCTGtgaattattcataaaaatttttgatgatttttatgaaagtgataaaaaaagggTCTTCTTACGTTGTCGTTGCTGTAAAAGTACGCGACGACGACAGAgtccaaacatttttttaaaaatttatccaaaatacGACATTTGTCACACGTAATCACAGCGTTGAGGcacaaagtaaattttattatcagtcCTGTAGTTCTGTCGAtgcaaaaaggtaaaaaatgatgaataaaaCATAAACATACCGTaaagttgataattttaagagaaatttaaaatatatttttttaacgaaataaattttagaactcGTTCTCTTAACTTTGACTTCATAGAAATCgtagaattttaaagattttcaaaaaaattttaatgtaattttgtagtttaaaatcttaactttaatttactttgagataattttgctctaaattttgtttttatgcgAGATAATCgtgatttttcaagaaaagtcAATTGTTTGAATGTGCCCCATGTTTGAAATTACCCCATCTACCCCCTGTGTGAATGAAGCAGCGCCATCTTTTCGAGTTGCAAGTTACTTGTACaatattatcattttcattcgcctcaaaattttaaaatattggttgaaattttctttcataacgGACTAACGGAAAATCTGAAatattatacaaatttttaacaaaagaaaaatttttcaatagttaaaaataaaaaaaaaaataaaattaaaaagaaatttttctttcaattaaataaaaaaaaatttaaaaataaattttttttattttattttattttttttttaatttgaaaagaaaaaaaattatttaatttaattattaaaaaaaaataaagaaaaaaatttttgaaaaacttaaataaaataaaaaaaaataaaattaatataaaaaattaatatttaaaaaaaattatgaaaattaaatttttcgttcatataattaaaaaagagcttaataaaaataaatacctaaatattttttacatatttttttaaatttaaaaaaaaataatttaaaagaaaaaataattaattagttttaaaatatgatgacaaaatatttaaaatatatatattgacaatttttcttgaattttaattttttttaattaatttttttaaatatttttttattttgtattttttatttattttatttaatttttttttatttaatatttttttatcttggcGTTTAAATGCAAAAGAATATAAtccgaaatttattttgagaaatttttcattaaaaaaaataaatttaatctaaatttttaatgaatttgtaccttaaaaactcaaaagtcAATTTCATACTGACCAAATTCACCGTATTAACTTCACTTTGCCGctaatctctttaaaaaatttaatgacatcCCATTAATTCACTTTTCAGCACAAGCTTTCCTGTTTACCATTCAATTTGTAGTCGATCAACACtcatttttcgataattttcagTTCATTTTTGGTCCATCATGCGAAATTATCACttgttatttttggttttgtgcaatttttctcCTCCAATGCAAGGAATGTTCGTAAGTAACTTCAattctctcgaaaaaaaatctcatttcaaCTTGATTTCAGACAAAATTCTACAAAGTTGGACTCATTGGCGAATGTGTAGATCATCATCCAGAGACACTTCCGTTAGATTTTGGCAAACTGCGATCTATCAATAACAAACCCAACTCGCCGTGTTTGATAACTGGAATGATTgaagctcgaaaaaaaattgaaggagaCTTAGAtgtgagagatttttttattaaaataaaaatttacctttttttcctgtttttagATGCAAATTGATGCGCAACGTTGCGATCCAAGCGGAGATCGATGTGTTTCCTTCTCTAATAATACAATTTcgaatatttgtaattttattccgAACAATCCGATTTTTGGAGATGTTTTCGCTAAATTGACCAAACCTCCGTTAAAATGCTTCCCCATCAAAGTTGGAAAATATATTTCGCAAAATACGACGTTTGATATGAGTCCCTTTAACATGTTGCCGACACAAGGCTTTAAAtggaaagtaaatttttacttttacaaaAGCGGCAGTCGAGAATTGCTTGGATGTTGGCACACGGAAGCTGTTATTTCGCAGTCGAGCAGtagaaaaggaaaataaaaaaaatatttttttgaataaaaaaataaattttcgtcgtattttatcaaaaaatcgataatttgacgatgaatttctcataaaattttaaaaattcttaaaaattgagagaaaatttcaaaaatttgtaaatatttaaagaaaaatttaaaaaatcgataaaaattaagaaaaatttgaaaaaagtaatcaaaattttgtaaaaattataaaaaaaaattaaatttaaaaaagtttagaaaaatctttaaaaaaaaattttaaaaaaatttgagatatttttaaaaattttcaaaatttagaaaaaaaattttttttaaattctgtaaaaatttaaaaaaaattaaaaattattcaaatttcgaaaaattattaaatttcagtaaattttaaatgatttcatgaacacaaaaaaattaaaatacgttaaaattgttaattttacaaaaaattttcattctctGCTTGATAATTCAGCCAAATTATGCCTTCATTGTAATAGAAATTCGTTCAAATTACCAAATTCTGAACGCGATCTCATTATGATATCACTCAGTAATGGTCTCATGCTCCAATTTTTAATCcattaacgaaatttatttcaatttatccaaaaaaaaatcatcatttcagTCGATGACATAGCTCTCAGTTCACAAAAATGATTCATATCAAAGCCACATTCCTCTTCATTTTCTgtctttttgcacaaaaacacATCGGATCcgcaaaattttacaaacttGACTACGTTGGCGGATGTTTAGAGCACGATCCCGAGTCCTTGCTCTtggatttttcaaaactttccgGACGAAACCtgcgagaaaaacaaaatatcgtTACTGGATTCAtcgaagctaaaaaaattctttatggaGATCTCGATGtgagtcgatttttttttaaattatgaaaaaaatttaattttttttttcagatgcaAGTCGAAGCACGTCGTTGTGACACAAACGGAAATCGTTGCAACCCATTTACGAACAACACGATCCCGACAGTTTGTAAATTTATCCCAAATAATCCGATTTTTGGggattttttcacgaaattgaCCAAACCGGCGCTCTCGTGCTTCCCAATTAAGACTGGAAAATATGTTTCGCAGAATATGACGATGAATTTGGCGCCCTTTGATGTCCTACCGTTGCACGGattcaaatggaaaattaattttttcttctatcgCAGTGGCACGCAAGAGCTTATCGGATGTTGGCACATTAATACCGTCATCTACGAGTCTAAAAGTAGAAAAagagtcaaaatttgaataaaaatctgataaaatttggcaatttccgttaatttaattcacatTTAACACCTTTTTGCATTTCCttcattgactttttttgtcagtttcaGAAAATTCGTTGACTCGAACATGACTTGGCGCGTttgttttttcgtatttttggtaattttacggaaatttttgttgcttgAGGCTCAAAGTGCGAAAAAAGTGATTGTTAATGGGTATGGGCAGTGTCCTGATCGAGATCCGGAGAAGTTAGCTGTTGTCATCAATCATGGGCATCTTGCGTATCGAcagcaacaattttttataaatggaaATATTACGATTAAAGAGGACTTACCGAAggatttttacgtaaaatttaattttttctaatttttccttgaatttttttaagaattttttttttagattcacATTATTGAAACAAAATGTCCTGTAAAAACTTCCGTTTGCGCTTTTTATCATAACGAGTCGATGACGTACATTTGTCCCTTACTGAACATGGCGAGCAAAAGAGTTAGACCTCCCACAAAATGTCCTCTGAAGAAGAATTTGTACAAATTGAATAACGTCAATATCCCCATTGCGGCGCTGCTTTTGATGCCAATCGAGAACAATCGATGGAAGGTTGAATTGCAACTGATggcgaaaaaaacaaagaaaaatcccGTACGAGAGCTTGGATGTGTCTTCTTGGATGCGACGGTACTTCCAACAAAAACTCTTTAAGAAGCTTTGAAAATTATCAGGAAAAAATCACAAGTTATGAGCTTTAATCGTCTTActttcttctgaaaaaaaatttaaaaaaataaaaattaatcaattttgattaaaaaataaaaataaagggtGAATGTTCGCGAACGATTTGTTAGTTAAGCAGATGATAAATGGAGACATTCTCCACACTTTGGTCAtgaatcgcaaaaaaaaagtaagatttattatttattaatgtttctTCAGAACCaagaagaacaaaaacaacaaaaaaaatctattaaaaaacaGCTTTTTACGATTTCTTGTCCTTTTGTGCATCTCTTCGTCGTTGAAAGAACATGACTTCGAAAGGCATGATTGTcgcataattttgttttttttatgatctaTACTCCTTTTCATTGTTTCggatataaaatgtgaaaaaatgtacTTGTACCTCTCATATCGAAGTCATATTTCATAACAAtagtgatgaaaaaatatatttttccgaTATTCGAAGGAAAAGTGAATTAACGTTTGATTTgcttggtttaaattttttaaaaaatataatttttttaaaagttttgaagattttcgaaaatattaaaaaatataaattaaagttaaaatcaaatcattatttttaatttaaaaaattatatttaaataaaatttcgaaaaaaaaatttaatttagaaaaaaaaataattttgaaaaaaaattcgaaaaaaaaattattttgaaaaaaaattaatttcgaagatTTGAGCTcaaatcaattgaatttttaagcaaaaaaaataatttcataaatttactatttatttaattgaaatttaaaatccaacaaatttttatttcgaaattagaaaaattataatttttcaataaaaaaatctattttgaaaaacaaattattatttcgaaaaaaaaataatttaactttaaaacgaatttagttttaaaataaaaaagtttactattcaattattttttacattctgtcaaaattataatttaaaaaataatttcgaaaaaaaattttaatttcgaaaaaaaattttaatttcgaaaaaaaaaattttaatttcgaaaaaaaatttttaatttcgaaaaaaaaaattaattttgaaataaaaattttaatatcgaaaaaatttttaaattcgaaaaaaaaattttaatttcgaaaagaaaatttacaatccgaataatttttttaatattaattttgattaattttaagtgtaaaatttataaaattaaaatttcgtcgaaaaaattattttaataattttaatttattttaaattaattttttttcgaaaatttgaatttagaagtctaactttttaacttaaattgatattaaaaaaattttgtttaaataaaacattgaaTTCCAATACCTTTTTTCGcatcaattttcaacaaacacGCCAGAAgaagtcataaaattattattaaatatctttgctgtttcgaaaattgttgttattgtttatCATCTTCTTGTTTGTTCTCGTCGTGTGTACATGTGTGATCACCATTAGATAAAAAGTTCACATAATGCCTGAAAAGAAAACAACagaaatgattattattatagacgAAGGTCACAGAGTTCATacgtgacaaaaaaattcgaaccTTATTTgttcttcttcaattttttttttcgttgttcttGTCTTAGAACTTCTTGAACTCCATTGGTCAAAGGTTGATGCGCGTTACCGTAAGGAAGTTTGCTTTAATTGGACGACATCGAGGGTGTTGCAATTTCGAAATTACGTATTTCATGAGAACCGATTCTCATTATCGCTCGAGTTGCCAAGTTCAATGcctgcaaaaagaaaaaaattgagagaattatttattaataatttttttttcatactttgtCTTATTATGCAAGACGTGAATCATGATCCGTTCGTTTCGTTCGCGCGATGATAAACTCGCAACaatgtcaaaaattcacttcgacatgacaaacaacaacaagtgcAAATAAGtgcagcaaaaatattttaatatttcgaaGCATGACGGCATGCATGCAGAAAACGGTTTTCTCGGCGACCACAAAATTCTTGATTTCTCTCGACTTTTGTTGCATCAAATAATGATTTATGATTGTTTTGCTGTTACTTTGCCCGATGTGTGAATCGATACGTGTtagaataatttgaaatttgcaacAATGACATCATGGATCCTGCTTCACGGTCCGATCATCGAAACACTTGTCGtgttaaaaattccaaaatcgTGTCTTTTGTCAATTTGCATCAGCACGAAATTGGTTGGCTTGTAATTCTGATGCGGAAATGATTTGAGATTCTTGAacgagaaagaaattttaatactcAAAAGGAGAAATtagcataaaatttcattttcgaacaatgaaaaatattattttcgaaaattttcgaagtttaattattcgaaaatttgaattcgaacttcgaaaattttaaactcgaactttaaatattcgaaaataagaaaattcacTTGAAACGCGGAAATATATCGCCAAACCGCAATCGAAATCTCAagactttcgaaaaaaaaagaagatcgCTGATGAAGagaaaatagaaaagaaaaagtcTACCGCaaataccacaaaaatttaatcaaaacaaGCATTAGAGgataattgaataataatttggtGAAAACAGGTAGCAAAATTGTGTCGAATACTTGTTCGaaccactttttttttcttttcgaagatgaggaaaaaattttgttcccaTCATGATAAGTCGAAGATAAAAGTAGAgagatcataaaaataaaatcaaactatctcatcaaaataaataatacagatagcaaaatttatgacattaCGAGTCATGTCAAGttcatcataataatcatcaacATCAATATTACGATGAtgccagcaacaacaacaaccgaaCCGAACATTAATCAATTGAATTGTctgtatttattttgcattatgCACGTGAGGAAGTGCTTTCGTGATGAACATGCAAGATATGTACTTCGAAGAAACAAGctgattgatttaaaattgatatgagACGCAATTGACAGTTGCAATGTCAAagtcgaaaagaaaaaatattttaattattttttttttattttacgattttgacacaattaaaaatttaatttcgaaaataaaacttttcaagtaataattaaaaaaataatttcgaaaaaagatttaacttcgaaaaaattttatttcgaaattaaattttttttcgaagttaaattttttttcgaagttaaacttgttttcgaaattaattttttttcgaaattaattttttttttttgaaattaattttttttcgaagttaattttttttcgttaaagtgatataaatttaatttaattttttttgaaattattttaaagtaaaaataatttttttaatttttttcgaaaaattttttcgaaaaatttttatttcgaaatttattttttttcaactaatttttcaaaattaaatttgttttcgaaattcgaaatttatttttttttcgaagttaattttttttttcgaaattaattttttaattaaagctttaacttcaaaaaaattttaaattggaaaaaaaattattttcgtaaaaaaattaacttcgaaaaaaaattcgaatatcAAACATCACGAAATCAATTTTccgtgtcaaaaaaaaatcttcgattCTATGAAAGAAGGATTctactttgtatttttttttgttcagcatagaaatttaaaataattgaatttaacgataatcatatttattcatattccATTAAAGTCAtctattcattcatttatcgTCGTCTTTACTATTATACTTTTAGCGAAACGATGCGCAAAGGATGACGATGATGCATCGAGGTATTCCAGCACACACGATTAAGCGTCACAAAGCTCACGATTgcctcataaattatttattttgatacgAAAACGTTCAATTATTGGGTATTTTGTTACCAATATCCGACCATGGATCATGAAAATTCTCTCTTTTACCGCAAAATTGGTTCTCATATGTGCTcaaacctacaaaaaaaaagtaaaatagaaTTAGAAAATAATCAGAGCTGAACCAACTTTTCAAtggcaatgcaaaaaaatgtgcaacgAAGGTTGTGTCtatcaaaaatcatcatcagacaacaataaaaaaaatctattctaATTCTATGCATCTCATTAAGTGCATCGACAGAACAATTGCTGCAGATGATGATGAGCTGCATCCGACACTCGTCGACACAATGTTATCTATGCGCCATAATTACATCACACGGCAGCCACTCACGtcaataaacaataaataaagctGTGTCGTGAACTGTTAATAACTTTTGTGGTGTGTGAAGGCTTCTGTGAGGTGACGAGATGACTTTTGAAGGTAACTCAAGCaacaaatt
It encodes:
- the LOC134832660 gene encoding uncharacterized protein LOC134832660 — protein: MQKVHFWSIMRNYHLLFLVLCNFSPPMQGMFTKFYKVGLIGECVDHHPETLPLDFGKLRSINNKPNSPCLITGMIEARKKIEGDLDMQIDAQRCDPSGDRCVSFSNNTISNICNFIPNNPIFGDVFAKLTKPPLKCFPIKVGKYISQNTTFDMSPFNMLPTQGFKWKVNFYFYKSGSRELLGCWHTEAVISQSSSRKGK